tatatttatagggtacatgtggatgttttgatacagacattaTTTAGCTTCTGTGATTTTTATTCACCCAGTGACAGGCACCAAAATTATAGACACAGTGCATAAGATTAAAATACTTAGTATTTCAGTTCCAAAATTATTATTAAgactattataaaattttttcattgactACTCTAATTCATCCTGCTGTGGTCTTGCCTTTCTGGGCTCTtagcattattaattttatactcTTAATGATACATAGCCATAAATTGCCTTGATGTATTTTATATGATtgtcttgttattttatttcatatgtatatatcttgTCTCTCTATCTGGATTTTAAGTCTAGTTGCAGATTGAATGAAATATAACGTTGCATAGCTGTAGTCCTCTGAGCAATGGCCTAATACTATATTTCCCAAAGTGTAGTCCTTGAAACACCAGTCCCTGGTAATGCTTTGTCAGATAAAGATTCTGTGGTCAAATTTAAGTTTAGAAAGTGTTATGTGCTATGAGTTTTGGAGGTTCATAAAATTTGTTAACTTACTAAAACTGTTGGCAAATAGTTATCCTCATAAGTACTGAAATCTCACCATTTATgtaccttttaaattattttactttttagtaatttacacattttatcaagttaataaaactaattttataagTAATGTGACAAACtagttaattttatttcacatttccaagtgtatcaaaaaataatgatttgattCAGCTAATGGCTTTACTTGATATTAAGCTAGAAATTATAACTTCTTTGATAATAAACTTGTCTTCTAGTTTACCAGTTTGCTTAACTTTAGGATAGCAAGGAGGAGGCAAAACAGGATAAGAACAGTTGCTTCTCAGTGGGGAGACTCAGTGTTATGCATAAAATTAGTGTTTATTGGATTGAATGTGAATATTTAccatatatatcatattaaaatgtaacatacagaaaatgtttttttcctaaggtTTTCATTTTGCTACTGTTATGTAATTAACAGTCTTCAATAGTATCATTGCAATATCATTACAATCAGTAAAATTTATTATGACCTTATGTATAAATTCAAAATACTACACCAAAGCAAAATTTACTTAAAGCAAAGAGGATAATTTTTATGGTGATTATGGTTGATACACCATTACAATGtggtataataaaaaagacactgTATCTGGACtaagaaaattttgattttccatttgtcACCTATGTGACTATAGTTAACGCTTCTGATAGGcttcagttttcacatctataaaatgatagGGTTGGAGTTCCCCTACAATTCTTTATTGAGGCCCAAAATGCTAATAAACAAGTAACCAGAGTGAAAAAGAATAAACGGCCATAGGCAAAGCtagttattccttttttttttttttttcttggaagtaTGACTTGATTGAGGCAATTACTGATCAGAAGTAAATTTAAAAggtacttaaatttaaataatttgagatGTTAGAGCTTATGTGTCCTAAGTATGTGACATAGATACATATGCTGACATGTCTAATGAAGTCATGAGCACAATGGAAAATAGCAAGTAATTGTCCACTACAGTTCTGTAGAATCCTAATTTGTGAAACTTGCTGAAGGAAAtagggagatgtaggtcaaaggatacaaagtcaCAAATATGTAAGATGAACAAACCTAAAAATCTAGtagtacaacatgaggactatagttaataaaattgtgtcatatttgggatttttgttaaataagtagattttagctaCTTTTGTTGCACACACATAAAAGCAACTATGTGAGATTATAGATATGTTACTTATTTCACTGTAGTAACCATTTGACCTATCTATATGTATCATATAGCATCATGTTATAAACCTCAAATATacctaataaaattttttaaaataagacttgtTGATTACATCTTAATATAATTTTCAGCCTAGTTTAGTTTTTACTGATAATTGATAGTTTCTTTGAGCTGGGTCATAACATGTTTTTTACATGGTTCATGCATATTAACTTTTTGTTATTGCCTTCAGGCTAATTTACCCACTTAGTTGTTTTTACTCATGGAACCTAAGGTCCTTAATAGTCTTTGTCTTAAAGGTTTGGGTATTTTCataccatatattttttatacCTAGCAGATGGTCTAGAAGATGAAGAGAATGATTTTTGGactctttaattattttgaacACATTTCTGGGTCATGTAAGAAGCTAACATTCTCTTAAAAGTCttaaatgcttaattttattttctggttttaagCCTTTTCAGGCTTTATGAACCaaaatatattgtcattttttaaataataactgcATTTTACTAACTCTTAAAATAGGATCATAGAACTCAATGGTGGACAACCGCCTCTTACTTATAAAAGATTCCAGACTCTCATCAGCAAAATGGAACCACTAGAGATACCAGTAGAGACAATTACTTCAGAAGTGATAGAAAAGTGCACAACTCCTCTGTCTGATGACCATGATGAGAAATATGGAGTCCCTTCACTGGAAGAGCTAGGTGAGTGTAAACTGCAATCAATGTGGAGCTAGAGTTAATAAATCAGTAATCACTCAGAAAATTCCACTTCTAATTTTGCCATGTATTTTGCATtagtagggaaagaaaaaaaggggacaaaaaagaagaaagaaaagaaactaagaagTGATAAATGTGTACATTATTTATGGGCTCTATTAATATGTAATCTATTGTTATCATCTTAAGGTATACATACTAAAGAATAGAGATCATGTCATGTCCTCTATACATGAGGGCCTGTTGAGGCCCTCAGTTCATTTTTATGCTACtcttataatttttctgaaaagctatttgttttctgaattattgtggttacataaaaattattttagtttcagaagaatgattttttttttcttttcttttcttttttactttttaggttTTGATACAGATGGCTTATCCTCTGCAGTGTGGCcaggtggagaaactgaagcACTTACACGTTTGGAAAGGCATTTGGAAAGAAAAGTATGATAATATAGCCTTGCTCATATTTCccaaatgtcatttaaaataatttaattatcttttaaaaacaaagaatagacTATTGAAAATGGAGGATTGAGGGAAATAGTAAAAATAGCACAACcctaattatttgaaaattaacacCTATCTCCTCAtgtaaatgccctttcccctcctatTATTTCCTCTTTAGCTACTACCATACTGCCTCTTCTGTTCTTTCTACCTAAGCTTGTATGTGATTACCATAACTTTGAAGCTAGGATAGAATTCTTCTATTTCATCTTTACCTCAGTGTTGAAGATGCTCTCAACCTTGTGTTGAAAATTTGAAGATAATTAATTTCACATGAGGATAGCTAAAGCAAAAGAATGCTCACTTTTTTttatcctgtcttattttttattaaaacatgtaATTTGTGGCTAAGATAAGGTTTTATTCCCTAAGAactatgtaactttttaaaaatctcaattttgagcactcttttaaaatcaaaaggcaattaattaatgtaattttctctgtgttttcagGCTTGGGTGGCAAACTTTGAAAGACCACGAATGAATGCAAATTCCCTCCTTGCAAGCCCTACTGGACTCAGTCCTTATCTTCGATTTGGTTGTTTGTCATGTCGACTATTTTACTTCAAACTAACAGATCTCTACAAAAAGGTATTATCTAAAATTGGAGCTTAAGGCCaagcgtagtggctcatgcctgtaatcctagcactctgggaggctggggtgggaggatcacttgaggtcaggagtttgagaccagcctgagcaaaagtgagaccctgtctctgcaaaaactagaaaaattagccaggcctggtagcGTGTGCCTGCAgacccagctactggggaggctgagggaggaggattgcttgagtctaggagtttgaggttgcagtgagctatgatgacaccactgcactttaacCAGGCcaacagagcgaaactctgtctccaaaaaggtaaataaataaaaatttaaaaaatagtaaaattggAGCTTAATTTTCAagatacttttaaagaaattgctaATAATACTTCTTTGCTTTTTGATCATAGGTAAAGAAGAACAgttcccctcctctttctctttatgGGCAACTATTATGGCGTGAATTTTTCTATACAGCAGCAACAAATAATCCACGCTTTGATAAAATGGAAGGAAACCCCATCTGTGTTCAAATTCCTTGGGATAAGAATCCTGAGGCTTTAGCCAAATGGGCAGAAGGCCGGACAGGCTTTCCGTGGATTGATGCCATCATGACACAGCTTCGTCAGGAGGGTTGGATTCACCATTTAGCCAGACATGCAGTTGCTTGCTTCCTGACACGAGGTGACCTGTGGATTAGTTGGGAAGAAGGAATGAAGGTAGGTGTTCTGACTAATATAGCATGGTCTTATTTTGAAGGAATCCATACTTTATTAAAACAAATCCAAAAGTTATCTATTATATAGATTCATGTGTAGTCTAGTTTTTCAGTAGATAAAACATTTAATCCTAGAAATACAGGCACACTTTTGGAGAGCAGGATGATATAATCAATGGTGAAAACTGGTTAAATTTGATTAACCTAAAGTCATTTCAGTGGTTAAACCAGCATAGCCATTAAGGGAATTATAAGGCCTAACACTCTGAATTTATTGggtacatatttttataagtatcaTTCTTGTCACAAATAGGATTCACCCAGGAATtcctagaaataataaattcatattataaatttttaaataaatcatttcacCTCACTTCAACACCACAGCTTTTTTGTAATACTTCTAATTATGAAAAGGGAAGCATACTACATTTTGTGATATCTTGTGGTTAAACATAACAGGACTTACATACATGTTTTACCTTTCTGGCTATATCATAAATTTTTCCTATTCAAGGACTGTTTCTGAGTATAGCACACACTTAATGAAAGcataaaaatcacttattttaattctgctttcttttggatcAAGGAATTTGGAATTCAAACTATGTAATGctagtgtatttttttaaaagtgcatttaTATCTGGGTGTGCTTCCTTTATCCAGGACAATCTATTAAGCTTCtacatttttttacttatttggtAGCATTTTTGCTTTCTTGAAAATGGTTTactgcatttttttctatctacTAATATCCTATCTTATCCTTTCAGTCAGTGACTTGAGTAATTTTTTATCCTCCCTCCTCTGGCAAAGGTTGGAACTGTAAATTCTATTCAGAAGTCTACTATATTACCAGTATGTTTCTTTCCTTGAAATAGCTCATTATAGTACAGATCATACACAAGGAAGCTAattttgtattgtttaattttacaGTTCTTTGGtagattttctttgctttgacTTTTAATCTACAATGACCTCGAAAATGCTTGCTTTGAGAATTATGTTTGTGCAAACTAATTGGTTACTGTTACTTCTGAAGGTATTTGAAGAATTATTGCTTGATGCAGATTGGAGTATAAATGCTGGAAGTTGGATGTGGCTGTCTTGTAGTTCCTTTTTCCAACAGTTTTTTCACTGCTATTGTCCTGCTAGTTTTGGTAGGAGAACAGATCCCAATGGAGACTATATCAGGTAAATCAAGAGTGATTATTATTCAGTTTGGAATAGTTAATCCAAGAAGAACTTTTCATGTTTAAGCAATGCTTAAAGTATTCCCACTCAAGATGGGCAGCAGAGATGAGGAGAAGGGTAAACAGATCATTTAAATGGTATTGATTTGATTTTGGTTACTCATAGCTAGTAGTTCATTATAATTTGCTTATagtgcattttattaataatttttcttacttttcccaAAAGGCGTTATTTGCCTGTTCTAAGAGGCTTCCCTGCAAAATATATCTATGATCCCTGGAATGCACCAGAAGGTATCCAAAAGGTAGCCAAATGTTTGATAGGAGTTAATTATCCTAAACCAATGGTGAACCATGCTGAGGCAAGCCGTTTGAATATTGAAAGGATGAAACAGATCTATCAGCAGCTTTCACGATATAGAGGACTAGGTATGTCAGTACCTACCTTTGATTTGTTCTTTTAGCAGTTGTTTACATACCTATGCTTGAATTTGATCTTGATCATAATTTAATAGGAATTTTTGTTGCCCTTTAGGTCTTCTTGCATCAGTACCTTCTAATCCTAATGGGAATGGAGGCTTCATGGAATATTCTCCTGCAGAAAATATTCCAGGTTGTAGCAGCAGTGGAAGTAAGTGAAAAGGAAATTCCTGTACTTAGTAACATAAAGAGATTAATAATCAGATACATTGCTTATTGAATCTCAttgtaatatgttttataaaaatctatctTGAAAATTAATAGGTTTTTTGTAAACATGAATAcatgtacactcacacacacacataccctcaCTCAATCAGTGacattttagagatggaaaatatCATTACATGTAGTAAATACTGTCAAGTTAAAGATCTTGCAAACTGAATGAGGAGagcaattttaaagataaaatgaaactcaaatcttatattttcataatgctcattatttttttattctcgTTAGATACATATGAGCTGTAAGGTACTTAATTAAGAAGGTCAGTGACCCTGTGAACATGACCAAGAGATTTATCATACACATGCAATAAGGGCCTCTAGTCCTTTGTGCACATGAATTTTTTCTTACAAAGTCTGATCTGTGATAGTTTTCTGTATGTTATGTATTAAGTTACCATGTGAATTCTTAATATGTATGATATTAATACTATCAAGAAGTCAATATGTACTAGGAATTTGAATCATATCAGTTTCCTTTGGCTCTAATTAAAAACAGCCTGAAGCCAAgtaatttgattaaaaacaagGCAGCATTTgagaaatgcttatttaaaaataaaaagtcagaagTTCTAGATTGATATTAAgaataaaacctttttaaaaaattgaacctTTCTGAATTCAGAAATATCCTATATGCTTATGAGAGCAGCATGTATTTTTATCCTCTGAGAATTAGTTTCTGAAGCAAGGAATAAAAAGCACTCACACTCTGACTGCCCTACCTTGTGCCCAGAGGTAGGGGATTTTTGCCCATATTCTCACAGTAacctgaggctggggtgggggtgggatctACATTTTATGATTAGAGAAATAATCCTAGAAAGGTTAGGAAACTTAGCCAAGATCCTATAGTTAATAAGAAGTTGAGCTAAGATTCAGATCCAAGTCTGATTAGCCTCAAAGCTCATACTTTTTCCTGATCATTGGGCCTTTGCAAATGGAATGCTATTGtatatatgcaataaaaaataaaatattttattactggaATGTGATTCACCCAGCAGTCAAATTTTAATAGTTATCAATGATGGTAGTATACTTCATAAATGCTCTTTCTCAGGATCTCCTACAATCTGAAGTAAACTTCAACCAGACATGATTCAGAAGTTCTTTCAGATCTCCTATTCATTTCACAGCCTGCCTTATCATCCCACACATGAGTGTGAGGGACAGAAGCTCTATGAGGCACTAAAATAATAGGCAGGTAGCAGAGGGATGAGAACCAGCAGGCCTCAGGTGCCTGGCTAATGGACAGTGATGATATGCAGGGCTTCTTAGTCCACTCATACCTATATCTCTTTATTTGGAATTATCTTCAAAAGCTAATCACGGTAGCAAGTTAAATAGGGATAATTTTGCTTCACAAATTTATAAACATAAGGTAGGTTATGATGTAATAGAATTAAtaaatcttgaaatattttaatcctGTAAATATTTGCCTGTAACACTTTGTAGCTAGGTTCTATAAGGCTTTCAAAAGATATAGAAGACATAAAAAGCTACATAGAGCTTACGGTCTAAATGGGGGTATGGAGTGGcaacaaaaacatatgaaaaaagtgacaaaattcagtcagcattttttcaggatagagaaaaaaaagataaaaaaaaaaagtgacaaattaTAAGATCCTGCCTCCACGTGCAATAGAAAATGGGGAGATCATTGAGAGCTGAAGGAACTAGAGAAATTTTCTTGAAGGTGGTGGGTTGGGTAGCATGTGGGCAGccagatgaaagagaaaacatcttAGACCTGGAAATGGGAGTCATTATGAAAAGATCCTTAAGACTTGGACTATGATATCAAGCATTTCTCTTGTCAGGATTCTGCTCCATTTGAAAGGACTTACATGCTTTTAAAGGACATTTCTTTATGCCCCACACTTACCCTGTCTAGGCTTTTATTTTACAATACCTAACAAGGCACATTAAAGGGCAAAATTCTTTATGACTTTTCTTAGGTTTTTAAATGACTAAGGAACATTCATAATCTCTGCAATACAAATtgtatttttctcctctctttttgtttttgtgctcAGGAAAGGAATAAGCCATACATAGATATCTTAAAGTActtttgttataataaaacagATTACAATCTGTTTcctatagaatatattttaatttttaggtttttttttcctattataaaatatctattcatcCTCAGCGTtattagtcactagggaaatgcaaattgaaaccactgGGGATAGTACTTTGCTCCCACTTAGGGTGACCAATTACCTCAGATTGCCTGGGATTAAGGAGTTTCCTGTAACACAGAATTTTCATTGCTATATCCTGAAAAGTCCAGGCAAACTGGGGCTAGTTGATCACCCTATACCCACTAGAGTGGCTGAAGTAAAAAAGACAATACCAAGTTTTCTGGAGGATAGGAAAAAActagaaccctcatacattgctgagaGGTGAGGtataaaatagtacagccactttggaaaacagtttgacagtttctttaaaaatataaatttactataCAATTCAGATATTCCATTCCTAAGtgtctacccaaaagaaatgaaaacaaggacAGGCtcagtgtctcatgcctataatactagcactataggaggccaagacaggaggattgcttgggctcagttcagaccagcttgagcaaaatcaagaatctgtctctactaaaagaagaaaaattagctgggcatcgtggtgtgcacatgtagtcccagctacttgcgagggtgaggcaggaggatcgcttgagccctgggagttggaggttgcagtgagctacagtgatgccaccacactctagccggggtgacacagcaagactatgtctaaaaaaagaaaacacatatatcTATGCAAAGATGTATAaatcaatgtttatagcagctttatgtTTAATAGTCAAAATGTagtatgtccatacaatggaatgttattcatgaacaagaacaaaatactgatatatgctacaacatctATGAACCTCAAGCACATTAAGTTaaagaaggcagacacagaagaccacatactgcatgattccatttatatgaactatcagaaaaggcaaatctttaaagacaaagtagattagtggttaccttGGGTCTAGGGGCAGGAATAGAGAATGAATGTATAATAGGTGTGAGGGATATTTTTGGCAGGGATGAGAATGTTTCAAAACTGGATTGTGTTAACCTAtaagttaactttaaaaaaaatcattgaattataccttaaaataggtgaattttatggtattatGAGTTATACCTCAaaggtgctttaaaaaaaaactattcactatagagaatttttttaaagctaagaaaatagaaaagagaaagaacaaaaatccAACAGAGACAATCACTATTAAAACTCTGGTGTATTTCctttcagtatatttttatgCAGTTTTCCCCCCACAGTAATTTTGAAGTCAgaattttataagtgaaaaattcGTTCAGTGCTATTGAAGGCATGACATGAGGGGATTTctcaaaacttttttaaaaacaactgcttttaaagacaaaaaaggtattttgggccgggcgtggtggctcacgcctgtaatcctagcactttgggaggccgaggcgggcggattgctcaaggtcaggagttcgaaaccagcctgagcgagaccccgtctctaccaaaaatagaaataaattaattgaccaactaaaaatatatatacaaaaaattagccgggcatggtggcgcatgcctgtagtcccagctactcgggaggctgaggcaggaggatcgctgagccccggagattgaggttgctgtgagccaggctgacgccacggcactcactctagcctgggcaacaaagtgagactctgtctcaaaaaaaaaaaaaaaaaaaaaaaaaggtattttcacTCTAAGGTTTCCATCTTGTACACTCCTGACGTTTTGAAATTTAACTGCTGTAATAACTGTGAAGACATATGAATATGGGGATTTTTAGTTTGGTGAGTGACTAGGCTAATAACAAGCCAATTGATCAGCAAAGCCTTGTTCTATACTCATTGTCTCTTGCACTGTTATTctcatgaaaatataatttactacATTTCATAGGTTATAGTGGTATTCATGAATTTAGGGAGTTGGAAAATCTTGAGTAGCTCTCTATCATGTAGctctctaaagaaataaaataccatcTTAAGAAAATTCTCAATATATGTATTGGGCTTATGAATTTCTCCCCTcttccccaaaggtaatcactcTCCTGATTCCTAACACCATAGTTTGTTTTGTAACTTTATAGAAATTGAATCATTTAGTGTGTATTCTTTTTTGTGTCTAGCTGCTTTCACTCCATAATTTGAGATCATTCtatttatgtttgtatgtatactCCAAAGGGCATACATCCAAGCAGACAGTGGCCATTCTCATTTTTTATCTTAGTACTGAAGAAAGGAATAGAATTGAACTTGAGAAAATGAAACTAAGGTGACTAGTTTATGACTTATCCTAAGGGCCACTTCTATGAATCTTCTTGTAAAATTGACTGTTTCTTCCTTAGAGGCCCCACTGTGTCCTGTACCAACATCCATCCCAATACCTGACAACACTTCTTCAtacattgtgattttatttatctgtctCCTCCTACTGGCTGTGAACCTCTTGAAGGCAGACCCCATGTCTTAGTAGTAGTATTTGTATCCTTTGTACCTGATATAGTCCCTAGCATAAAGAGGCACTCAGCAAATGTGTaggatagaaataaataaaataataaaatgtgtaagGTATAAATGAATGTGATAattgaaaatgttatttgttGACTTACTGTAATACAATATAAATGACATAAAACCATTTTAACCatatttaagtgtacagtttggtggcattaagtatattgaCATTTGCATGGAGTTTTAAATAGTGTTGTACAGTACTCAGGGGAGGCCCTACTGATGGTAAGACCAGGAGTAGCACCATTCAGTGGTGAATTTGCCATAGTGCAGTCTGCCCTTCAGGTTTACAAGTCTAAAAACTGAATGTTTTCAGAATAATTAGAGATGACCATTTTGTGAGTGACAGGCTAGAAATTTTAAGATAATgtgaattaaaatatcaataggCAATACCAGTTTATTAATTTATGGTGGAGATATCCGTTTCTAATGATGGATGGTCTCATCCCTGATCCAGGGCATCTACTTTACCAATTTTGACTACCTAAAAAAGCTGAATTCTTTTATCCAGAGAAACCTGAtgaacacaaaattaaaataaaaacaagcacatAGGCTTGCTCAGGCCATAAGGTAACCTATTCAGGGGCCAGAAttctcatatttttctataatctGGACACACTGACAAAAATGGTTCTCTAAAACTTTTCTGTGTTAGCCATCCTATTCTCCTATAACATTGTTTTTTAGAAGGGTTGATGTAATTGCTCAGGCTAGGTAACTGCCACAAagtcctaccgtgtttccccgaaaataagacagggtcttatatttatttctcctcaagaagacaccctagggcttattttcaggggatgtgttattttcccctcaaagcatcagcttgcagcacacacaggatggccaggacctgacaggggagccaaccttgttggtggggctgcccgcacctttccagtcacctctgggatagtagctgtcacgatggggcagatgagaagggctgctcatcttttcACTGctccgcgacaaaatgcatgggttgtgcagatacgctgcatagccatgcccatcactaggtcttattttcggagaagggcttctattgcgcaaatgcttagaaatcctgctagggcttattttgtgggtaggtcttattttcagggaaacacaggtATGTCTTCCCCTCGT
This Microcebus murinus isolate Inina chromosome 10, M.murinus_Inina_mat1.0, whole genome shotgun sequence DNA region includes the following protein-coding sequences:
- the CRY1 gene encoding cryptochrome-1 isoform X1: MGVNAVHWFRKGLRLHDNPALKECIQGADTIRCVYILDPWFAGSSNVGINRWRFLLQCLEDLDANLRKLNSRLFVIRGQPADVFPRLFKEWNIAKLSIEYDSEPFGKERDAAIKKLATEAGVEVIVRISHTLYDLDKIIELNGGQPPLTYKRFQTLISKMEPLEIPVETITSEVIEKCTTPLSDDHDEKYGVPSLEELGFDTDGLSSAVWPGGETEALTRLERHLERKAWVANFERPRMNANSLLASPTGLSPYLRFGCLSCRLFYFKLTDLYKKVKKNSSPPLSLYGQLLWREFFYTAATNNPRFDKMEGNPICVQIPWDKNPEALAKWAEGRTGFPWIDAIMTQLRQEGWIHHLARHAVACFLTRGDLWISWEEGMKVFEELLLDADWSINAGSWMWLSCSSFFQQFFHCYCPASFGRRTDPNGDYIRRYLPVLRGFPAKYIYDPWNAPEGIQKVAKCLIGVNYPKPMVNHAEASRLNIERMKQIYQQLSRYRGLGLLASVPSNPNGNGGFMEYSPAENIPGCSSSGNCSQGSGILHYAHGDSQQTHLLKQGRSSMGTGFSGGKRPSQEEDTQSIGSKVQRQSTN
- the CRY1 gene encoding cryptochrome-1 isoform X2, with the translated sequence MGVNAVHWFRKGLRLHDNPALKECIQGADTIRCVYILDPWFAGSSNVGINRWRFLLQCLEDLDANLRKLNSRLFVIRGQPADVFPRLFKEWNIAKLSIEYDSEPFGKERDAAIKKLATEAGVEVIVRISHTLYDLDKIIELNGGQPPLTYKRFQTLISKMEPLEIPVETITSEVIEKCTTPLSDDHDEKYGVPSLEELGFDTDGLSSAVWPGGETEALTRLERHLERKAWVANFERPRMNANSLLASPTGLSPYLRFGCLSCRLFYFKLTDLYKKVKKNSSPPLSLYGQLLWREFFYTAATNNPRFDKMEGNPICVQIPWDKNPEALAKWAEGRTGFPWIDAIMTQLRQEGWIHHLARHAVACFLTRGDLWISWEEGMKVFEELLLDADWSINAGSWMWLSCSSFFQQFFHCYCPASFGRRTDPNGDYIRRYLPVLRGFPAKYIYDPWNAPEGIQKVAKCLIGVNYPKPMVNHAEASRLNIERMKQIYQQLSRYRGLGLLASVPSNPNGNGGFMEYSPAENIPGCSSSGNCSQGSGILHYAHGDSQQTHLLKQEAPWALVSAVGNALVRKRTRRVLVLKSRGRAQIRKHSGGILLQLKLVGSSILFN